In the Paenibacillus pabuli genome, one interval contains:
- a CDS encoding MmcQ/YjbR family DNA-binding protein translates to MKLEEIVEYGLSYPASYEDHPFGDGWTAIRHKGNEKIFALIFEKDGHLCVNLKCDPDRSEFLRNAFEEVKPGYHMSKEHWNTVILDGELPEDDLHDMVKHSFDLTKPKRKVKK, encoded by the coding sequence ATGAAATTAGAAGAAATCGTGGAATACGGTTTGTCATATCCAGCCTCATATGAGGATCATCCTTTTGGAGATGGTTGGACAGCCATACGCCACAAAGGAAACGAGAAGATATTTGCGTTAATATTTGAAAAAGATGGCCATCTTTGTGTTAATTTAAAATGTGATCCTGATCGATCCGAATTCCTTCGAAACGCATTTGAAGAAGTTAAACCGGGATATCATATGAGCAAAGAGCATTGGAATACGGTTATCCTAGATGGAGAACTTCCGGAGGATGATCTTCACGATATGGTAAAACATAGTTTTGACCTGACAAAACCCAAACGTAAAGTGAAAAAATAA
- a CDS encoding NAD(P)-dependent oxidoreductase, giving the protein MACTCCIRGVEKAQQRTWQPMRKGAKGVEVPELLAEADVISLHCPLTSAIDELINRAWRAICRTTARLWHGGG; this is encoded by the coding sequence TTGGCATGCACGTGCTGTATACGCGGCGTAGAGAAAGCACAGCAGAGGACTTGGCAGCCTATGCGGAAGGGCGCAAAGGGAGTGGAGGTTCCTGAACTACTTGCAGAGGCTGATGTCATTAGCCTACACTGCCCCCTAACATCCGCCATTGATGAGTTGATCAACCGCGCGTGGCGTGCTATCTGCAGAACCACCGCACGCTTATGGCACGGAGGAGGCTGA
- a CDS encoding discoidin domain-containing protein: MRRKWPLLLLAFMLTVGLSAPGVHEVRASEGDSQPSIDRISEILSLGTDGRSRLYPNDWYPGFKDEQGRFLHDFSYAGYRRGETELPKTAKNKRIDVTKSPYFADPSGNRDATQAIQKAIDDAIALGGGVVYLPMGTYQVNPQDGKDYSLNIPASRVVLKGDGMNKTHIYNAQQNMKNKDIIRIGNGDWKKTGISTKLRKSVTDPTVLLPVEDTSGFEVNDYVVISFETTPGFLRELGMQNKWSSLLGKVEPLFYRQIVGVDSENKTITLDIPTRYPMKLRDDITISQTADPIVEVGLEDFSIANIQNAKSGLGEDDFKVVGTAGYEADNAKAVNVIAVANSWIRNINTYKPTGNANYHLLSKGIILDRTKNVTVDHVTMQYPQYRGANGNGYLYQFIGNDNFIKNSKAIGARHSFTYANFSANGNVLQSSYSEKPSLLTDFHMYLSMANLIDNLVVNGDGISAITRDYGSSETNRHGVVTTESVFWNTTGQAAHPSKSGVIVESEQFGNGYVIGTKGKDSGVNVNIVGSIPDANTQPFDMAEGIGEGDRLSPQSLYQDQSKKRIKDIHLGLQSLLVNGEAIGGMQFLRTDYDHTLPYGTTETPIISAKAYAQDAKVKIKQPQGTNGTGEITVSYRDHTQKVRVKFKVADTPVLPENTSISPNKTVPGWRVAGNAISAGESGELSSFLTLDNGEIVNIAELNVPVTYTSSDDTIGYTEGTTFHAVKAGKVDIIVSCVFNGVTVEAREKFEVKEPVAEPEGPFAVVTKVTASADDGNLPIHTIDRDPDSRWSADGKGQYLQLELEQQTQVGQVSIQFYNGHTRSNYFDLEISVDGINYQKILSNVASQKQAAYETFEFEPVQVKFIRYVGQGNESNTWNSIIEFWVNEN, encoded by the coding sequence ATGCGTAGAAAGTGGCCTTTATTATTGTTGGCATTTATGTTGACTGTTGGATTGTCTGCACCTGGAGTCCATGAGGTTCGAGCGTCGGAGGGTGACTCCCAGCCATCTATTGATCGTATTAGTGAGATTCTATCTCTGGGTACGGATGGCAGAAGCAGACTCTATCCAAACGATTGGTATCCGGGATTTAAAGACGAACAGGGAAGGTTTCTGCATGACTTTTCGTATGCCGGTTATCGGCGTGGGGAAACAGAACTACCTAAAACGGCTAAAAACAAACGTATTGACGTTACCAAATCACCTTATTTTGCCGATCCTTCAGGGAATCGAGATGCAACGCAGGCTATTCAAAAGGCAATTGATGATGCTATTGCGTTAGGTGGGGGTGTCGTGTATCTTCCCATGGGTACATATCAGGTTAACCCTCAGGACGGCAAGGATTATTCACTAAACATTCCTGCAAGTCGTGTAGTCCTGAAAGGTGACGGGATGAACAAGACTCATATCTATAATGCACAGCAAAATATGAAAAACAAGGATATTATCCGGATCGGCAACGGAGATTGGAAGAAAACCGGAATCTCTACGAAACTTCGCAAGTCGGTTACTGATCCAACTGTCCTGCTACCCGTTGAAGATACAAGTGGGTTTGAAGTGAATGATTACGTGGTCATTTCATTCGAAACGACGCCAGGTTTCTTACGTGAACTTGGCATGCAAAACAAGTGGTCGTCACTTCTTGGTAAAGTAGAACCATTATTCTATCGCCAAATCGTGGGCGTAGATTCAGAGAACAAAACGATTACGTTAGACATTCCGACGCGTTATCCCATGAAGCTGCGTGATGATATTACGATTAGTCAGACCGCAGATCCGATTGTCGAGGTAGGTTTGGAAGATTTCTCGATTGCAAACATTCAAAATGCGAAGTCGGGGCTTGGTGAAGATGACTTCAAAGTCGTTGGCACTGCTGGGTATGAAGCCGATAATGCCAAAGCGGTCAATGTGATTGCAGTGGCCAACAGCTGGATTCGAAATATTAACACCTATAAGCCAACTGGCAATGCGAATTATCATCTGTTATCCAAAGGGATTATTCTGGACCGTACGAAGAACGTCACTGTGGATCATGTAACCATGCAGTACCCGCAGTATCGTGGAGCGAATGGGAACGGTTATTTATATCAATTTATTGGCAATGATAATTTCATTAAGAATAGTAAGGCAATCGGAGCTAGACATAGCTTCACATATGCCAACTTCTCTGCGAACGGGAATGTCCTGCAAAGTTCGTATTCTGAGAAGCCTTCATTATTGACTGATTTTCATATGTATTTAAGCATGGCGAACCTGATCGACAACCTGGTCGTTAACGGGGACGGGATCTCTGCCATTACACGGGATTATGGATCATCCGAAACGAATCGTCATGGGGTAGTAACCACGGAAAGTGTGTTCTGGAATACGACCGGTCAGGCGGCACACCCTAGTAAATCCGGCGTTATAGTAGAATCAGAACAATTCGGGAATGGATATGTCATTGGAACAAAAGGAAAGGACAGCGGCGTGAACGTCAACATTGTGGGTTCCATACCGGATGCGAATACGCAGCCATTTGATATGGCAGAAGGTATTGGGGAGGGCGATCGTTTGTCCCCGCAAAGTTTATATCAGGATCAGAGCAAGAAGCGAATCAAAGATATTCATCTGGGGCTTCAATCCCTGTTGGTTAATGGCGAAGCTATAGGGGGTATGCAGTTCTTAAGAACGGATTACGATCATACTTTGCCTTATGGCACAACCGAAACGCCGATCATTTCTGCAAAAGCTTATGCCCAGGATGCAAAGGTTAAAATTAAGCAACCGCAAGGAACTAATGGAACTGGAGAGATTACTGTATCTTATCGGGATCACACCCAGAAAGTGCGAGTGAAGTTTAAGGTAGCTGATACACCCGTACTTCCAGAGAACACTTCCATCAGTCCTAATAAAACAGTACCCGGCTGGAGAGTCGCAGGGAATGCGATCAGTGCAGGCGAAAGCGGAGAATTATCCTCGTTTCTAACATTAGATAATGGTGAGATCGTAAACATTGCAGAATTGAATGTTCCTGTGACGTACACATCAAGTGATGATACAATCGGATATACAGAAGGAACTACATTCCATGCGGTAAAAGCGGGAAAAGTCGACATCATCGTGAGCTGCGTCTTTAATGGCGTAACGGTCGAGGCACGGGAGAAATTTGAAGTTAAAGAGCCTGTGGCCGAACCGGAGGGACCTTTCGCTGTCGTAACCAAGGTTACGGCAAGTGCAGATGATGGCAATCTGCCGATTCATACGATCGACCGTGATCCGGACTCCAGATGGTCTGCAGATGGAAAGGGACAATACCTGCAGTTGGAGCTTGAGCAACAGACTCAAGTAGGGCAGGTAAGCATTCAATTCTATAATGGGCATACGCGATCCAATTATTTTGACTTGGAGATATCAGTTGATGGTATTAATTACCAAAAAATATTAAGTAATGTGGCAAGTCAAAAACAGGCTGCTTATGAGACATTTGAATTTGAACCAGTTCAGGTCAAATTCATTCGATATGTCGGGCAAGGAAACGAATCCAATACCTGGAACAGCATTATTGAATTTTGGGTAAACGAGAATTAA